A window of the Nibribacter ruber genome harbors these coding sequences:
- a CDS encoding 4-hydroxy-3-methylbut-2-enyl diphosphate reductase codes for MNVTIDQNSGYCFGVEFAIQMAEDELEEVTELYCLGDIVHNSMEVQRLYNKGLRIIDRDQLKELRDCKVLIRAHGEPPETYQTALQNNLELIDASCPVVLKLQNRVKHAYDSNKAMNGQIVLYGQQGHAEVIGLAGQTGNEAIVITTEEDLDQLDYSRPITLFSQTTKSTKGFYHMKELIEQRVAAAQAAGVPVESLDANDSICRQVSNREPQLQKFAQLHDVVIFVSGKKSSNGKALYAVCQRVNPQSYFVENAQELDPDWFKNAASVGICGATSTPMWLMQQVKEAIQAQEPVAV; via the coding sequence ATGAACGTAACCATAGATCAGAATTCAGGCTATTGCTTTGGGGTGGAGTTTGCCATACAGATGGCAGAGGACGAACTGGAGGAAGTAACCGAACTCTATTGTTTAGGCGACATTGTGCACAACAGCATGGAGGTACAGCGTTTGTACAACAAAGGCCTGCGCATCATTGACCGTGACCAGCTCAAAGAACTGCGGGACTGTAAAGTCTTGATTAGGGCCCACGGCGAACCGCCAGAAACGTATCAGACCGCCCTGCAGAACAACCTGGAGCTGATTGATGCCTCTTGCCCGGTGGTGCTTAAGTTGCAAAACCGCGTCAAGCACGCCTACGACTCCAACAAGGCCATGAATGGCCAGATTGTGCTTTACGGACAGCAAGGTCATGCCGAGGTGATTGGTCTAGCCGGCCAGACAGGCAACGAGGCCATCGTCATCACCACCGAAGAGGACCTGGACCAACTGGATTATAGCCGTCCTATCACCTTGTTCAGCCAGACCACCAAGAGCACCAAGGGCTTTTACCACATGAAGGAGCTGATTGAGCAGCGCGTGGCCGCAGCCCAGGCGGCTGGGGTGCCCGTAGAGTCTTTGGACGCCAATGACAGCATCTGCCGCCAGGTTTCTAACCGCGAACCGCAACTGCAGAAGTTTGCCCAATTGCATGACGTGGTCATCTTTGTGAGCGGAAAGAAAAGCTCCAACGGCAAAGCCTTGTACGCCGTCTGCCAGCGCGTGAATCCGCAGAGCTATTTTGTGGAGAACGCGCAGGAACTGGACCCGGACTGGTTTAAGAATGCCGCTTCGGTGGGAATTTGCGGAGCCACGTCTACGCCTATGTGGTTGATGCAGCAGGTGAAGGAGGCTATTCAAGCGCAAGAGCCGGTAGCAGTATAA
- the cmk gene encoding (d)CMP kinase, whose protein sequence is MKKIVVALDGHSSCGKSTTAKQVAKELGYAYIDTGAMYRAVTLYFLEHYIDLTNPKKVQDALAHIEVTFHRNPKTHRNEVFLNGLNVEDEIRTMYVSNMVSEVSVIPAVRRAMVAEQQKMGKRRGVVMDGRDIGTVVFPDAEVKVFMTADVETRAKRRQEELFEKDQLVPFDEIVENLQKRDHIDSTREDSPLRQAEDAHLLDTSHITIDEQVEFVMRLVDSKLAHLTVSSDQ, encoded by the coding sequence ATGAAGAAGATTGTAGTAGCCCTGGACGGGCACTCTTCCTGCGGTAAAAGCACCACCGCTAAGCAGGTGGCGAAAGAACTGGGCTATGCCTACATTGACACCGGGGCCATGTACCGGGCGGTAACGCTTTATTTTCTGGAGCATTACATTGACCTCACCAACCCCAAAAAAGTGCAGGATGCCCTGGCTCATATTGAGGTCACCTTCCATCGGAACCCCAAAACGCACCGCAACGAGGTCTTCTTGAACGGCCTCAACGTGGAGGATGAGATCAGGACCATGTACGTGTCTAACATGGTGAGCGAGGTGAGCGTGATACCGGCCGTGCGCCGCGCCATGGTAGCCGAACAACAGAAAATGGGCAAGCGCCGCGGCGTGGTCATGGACGGCCGTGATATTGGCACCGTGGTATTCCCAGACGCCGAGGTGAAAGTCTTCATGACTGCTGATGTGGAGACCCGCGCCAAGCGCCGTCAGGAGGAGCTTTTTGAGAAAGACCAGCTGGTGCCGTTTGACGAGATAGTGGAAAACTTGCAGAAGCGCGACCACATTGATTCAACCCGTGAGGACAGTCCTCTACGTCAGGCCGAGGACGCTCATCTATTGGATACCTCGCACATCACCATTGATGAGCAGGTAGAATTTGTCATGCGCTTGGTAGACTCCAAACTGGCACACTTGACAGTGAGCAGTGATCAGTAA
- a CDS encoding DUF502 domain-containing protein has product MKKFFKYFLNGFLIIAPISLTIYIIVAIVNWLDNLFLLYYPGLGLLIMIFLITLVGFIGSSFLVKPFFVLTERIMNRLPLVSMIYSSLKDLFDAFVGENQKFNQPVLVKMTQFQDVLKMGFITQTSMDALHLPDKVAVYFPHSYNFSGELFLVPRENVTYLEMPSSEVMKFVVSGGVSKL; this is encoded by the coding sequence ATGAAAAAATTCTTCAAATACTTCCTTAACGGGTTCCTGATTATAGCGCCCATCAGCCTCACCATCTACATCATTGTAGCCATTGTGAACTGGCTGGACAATCTGTTTCTGCTTTACTACCCCGGGTTGGGCCTGCTCATCATGATTTTCCTGATCACCTTGGTGGGGTTCATTGGTTCGTCTTTTTTGGTGAAGCCCTTCTTTGTGCTCACCGAGCGCATCATGAACCGCTTGCCGCTGGTGAGCATGATTTACTCTTCGCTCAAAGACTTGTTTGATGCCTTTGTAGGCGAGAACCAGAAATTCAATCAGCCGGTTCTGGTGAAGATGACGCAGTTTCAGGATGTCTTGAAGATGGGCTTTATCACGCAGACGTCCATGGACGCTTTGCATCTACCCGACAAAGTGGCCGTGTACTTTCCGCACTCTTACAACTTCTCAGGTGAATTATTCTTAGTGCCCCGTGAGAATGTGACCTACCTGGAGATGCCAAGCAGTGAAGTCATGAAATTTGTTGTCTCCGGCGGCGTTTCTAAGTTATAG
- a CDS encoding family 20 glycosylhydrolase codes for MAKYWIGFLGCFFSVWTVSCGQPSPKKQEKVETTSTPQDNAKSDLKLTFQVLEEKYLGKTQSRSSLTFKNTGNAPLLANGWTIYFNGSPSYKAKDTNGPIKIESINGDLLRLTPTENFKAIASGDSVSVELVSAGQIINDSRAPYGFYLVWDKEPAKGHAINTQYVKPTKNAVGWIEAQDIYRQNQVIQDIAEDKLTKVFPAPVQYTKTGTSIVLTPATGITADQGFANEQQHLEAFLENVFGKQDAAGAGATTIQLKKKAGLGAEGYELQVQPKSIVISATSPAGLFYGIQSLKTLMPPLALAKKQTSVTIDGVQVKDAPRFPHRAFMMDVARNFQPKDQVLKVLDLMALYKLNVLHFHLNDDEGWRLEIAGLSELTQVGGRRGHTLDNLQFLQSAYASGPDVNNTTGSGHYTKADFIEILKYAKARHIKVIPEIETPGHARAAIKAMDARYYRLLKEGKKTEAEQYLLRDLNDKSVYRSVQYWNDNVMDVSMPSTYQFLEKVTDEVLAMYKEAGAPIQTIHFGGDEVPKGVWEKSPSVHALMKKDASIKEIDDLWYYFFNKLNAMVKARKLYLSGWEEVGLRKVRDNGKLTYVANPVLAKENVHVDVWNNIGSNSDLAYRMANAGYKVVLTNVTNLYLDLAYQKAYEEPGLYWGGFVDLDKPFYFIPLDYMKNMKVDESNNPIKPGTFAGKEQLTAKGKANIVGLQAPLWSERILSPERQEYMLLPKLLGLAERAWAPDPTWATEPNPAKSEALYNTAWSQFVNILGKRELSRLNYYHNGFQYRIPTAGALVENGKVVANVQLPGMVIRYTVDGSEPTVQSKVYSGSIAEKGTVKLKVFDVTGRGSRVTVVENK; via the coding sequence ATGGCAAAGTATTGGATTGGTTTCTTGGGTTGTTTCTTTTCGGTCTGGACGGTGAGTTGCGGACAGCCGAGCCCTAAAAAGCAGGAAAAGGTAGAAACCACTTCTACCCCGCAAGACAATGCCAAATCCGACCTTAAACTCACCTTTCAAGTCTTGGAAGAAAAGTACTTAGGCAAAACGCAATCCCGTTCTTCGCTGACCTTCAAAAACACCGGCAATGCACCCTTGCTGGCCAACGGCTGGACGATTTATTTTAATGGGTCGCCGTCCTACAAAGCCAAGGACACCAATGGACCAATCAAAATAGAATCCATCAACGGTGATTTACTGCGTTTAACACCTACTGAGAATTTTAAAGCCATTGCAAGCGGTGATTCTGTCAGCGTGGAGTTGGTATCTGCCGGTCAGATTATCAATGATTCGCGGGCGCCTTACGGTTTTTACCTGGTTTGGGACAAGGAGCCTGCCAAAGGTCATGCAATCAACACGCAGTACGTCAAGCCCACCAAAAACGCAGTAGGTTGGATAGAAGCCCAGGACATCTACCGCCAGAACCAAGTCATACAGGACATTGCAGAAGACAAACTGACGAAGGTTTTTCCCGCGCCGGTGCAATACACCAAAACCGGAACATCCATTGTTTTAACTCCTGCTACTGGAATCACCGCTGACCAAGGCTTTGCAAATGAACAGCAACACTTAGAGGCGTTTCTGGAAAATGTGTTCGGGAAGCAGGATGCGGCGGGAGCGGGTGCCACTACTATTCAGTTAAAAAAGAAAGCAGGTTTAGGCGCTGAAGGCTATGAGTTACAAGTACAGCCAAAGTCCATTGTGATTTCTGCCACTTCGCCGGCCGGCCTGTTCTATGGCATTCAGTCATTAAAAACACTAATGCCACCTTTGGCGCTGGCCAAAAAGCAAACCTCGGTGACCATTGATGGAGTGCAGGTAAAGGACGCGCCTAGGTTTCCGCACCGTGCGTTTATGATGGACGTGGCCCGCAACTTCCAGCCGAAAGACCAGGTGCTCAAGGTGCTGGATTTAATGGCGCTCTACAAACTCAACGTTCTGCACTTCCACCTGAATGATGACGAAGGCTGGCGACTGGAGATTGCCGGCCTGTCAGAACTGACCCAAGTAGGCGGAAGACGCGGACACACGCTGGATAATCTACAGTTCCTGCAATCTGCCTATGCCTCTGGCCCAGATGTGAACAACACTACCGGAAGCGGTCATTACACCAAGGCTGACTTCATCGAGATTCTCAAATACGCGAAGGCCCGACACATCAAAGTCATTCCAGAGATTGAGACGCCCGGCCACGCCCGTGCCGCCATCAAGGCCATGGACGCCCGCTATTACCGTCTGCTCAAGGAAGGCAAGAAAACCGAGGCCGAGCAGTACCTGCTCCGTGACCTGAACGACAAGTCCGTCTACCGTTCCGTGCAGTACTGGAACGACAACGTGATGGACGTGTCTATGCCGTCTACTTATCAGTTTTTGGAGAAGGTGACGGATGAAGTATTAGCCATGTACAAAGAAGCTGGCGCGCCTATCCAGACCATCCACTTCGGGGGCGACGAGGTGCCCAAAGGCGTCTGGGAGAAATCACCGTCGGTGCATGCCTTGATGAAGAAAGATGCGTCCATCAAAGAAATTGATGACTTGTGGTACTACTTCTTCAACAAGCTTAACGCCATGGTAAAAGCCCGCAAATTGTACTTGTCGGGTTGGGAGGAAGTGGGCCTGCGCAAGGTGCGCGATAATGGAAAACTGACCTATGTGGCCAACCCAGTGCTGGCCAAGGAGAATGTGCACGTAGACGTCTGGAACAACATCGGCTCCAACAGCGACTTGGCCTACCGCATGGCCAACGCAGGTTACAAAGTGGTGCTAACCAACGTGACCAACCTATACTTGGATTTAGCTTACCAAAAAGCCTACGAAGAGCCCGGTTTGTACTGGGGAGGCTTCGTAGACCTGGACAAGCCCTTCTATTTCATTCCGCTGGATTACATGAAAAACATGAAGGTGGATGAGAGCAACAACCCCATCAAGCCAGGCACCTTCGCCGGAAAAGAACAACTCACCGCCAAAGGCAAAGCCAACATTGTAGGTCTGCAGGCCCCGCTCTGGAGCGAAAGAATCCTCAGCCCCGAACGCCAGGAATACATGCTCCTGCCCAAACTCTTAGGACTGGCAGAACGCGCTTGGGCACCAGACCCCACCTGGGCCACTGAACCCAATCCTGCCAAAAGCGAAGCCCTTTACAACACCGCCTGGTCCCAGTTTGTAAATATCCTTGGCAAACGTGAATTGTCACGTCTCAACTACTACCACAACGGCTTCCAATACCGCATCCCAACTGCTGGCGCCTTAGTAGAAAACGGAAAAGTGGTAGCCAATGTGCAGTTGCCGGGGATGGTGATTCGGTACACAGTAGATGGCTCAGAACCAACTGTCCAAAGCAAGGTGTATTCAGGGTCCATCGCTGAAAAAGGTACGGTGAAGTTGAAAGTCTTTGATGTGACTGGCAGAGGGAGTAGGGTGACGGTGGTGGAGAATAAGTAG